The window GAGTGGACCGCCTACTACCAGGAGCACCCGGAGAAGCTCCGGACGGGGACGCACGCGTGAGTGCGGTCCCGGCGCAGGGCCCGACGGCGGACGGCGGCGCGCTCGCGGCCGTCCGCCGGGGCTGGCGCGCCCTGGCCTGGTACGTCACCGGCGTGCTCGGCGAGAGCGACTACGAGCGATACGTGGCGCATCTGCGCCGCACCCACCCGGACACCGCGCTCCCGACCGTCCGGGAGTACTGGCGCGCCCGCTACGCGGAGCAGGACGCCAACCCGGGCGCGCGCTGCTGCTGAGCCGCA is drawn from Promicromonospora sp. Populi and contains these coding sequences:
- a CDS encoding YbdD/YjiX family protein; this translates as MSAVPAQGPTADGGALAAVRRGWRALAWYVTGVLGESDYERYVAHLRRTHPDTALPTVREYWRARYAEQDANPGARCC